In Desulfofundulus kuznetsovii DSM 6115, the following are encoded in one genomic region:
- a CDS encoding ATP/GTP-binding protein — MAEGKKTRKIAILGGPGTGKTTLCKQLDVDYSMAGYISDVCLEFARSYIAWYGVPRSIFEQFLLYEGQKRREEELSYCDIIFCDNATILNYVYGLLSCDFKNPKEVYALMKLYEWAMRDLPEYDIFYVPREFDVEKDGIRYQDSDFAVVVDAKIKNFLDIMNVPYTIVKGDLETRVKTVKEKIGFVEKRKRCTAIHEVALRNENGSCPV; from the coding sequence ATGGCCGAGGGTAAAAAGACCAGAAAGATTGCCATTCTTGGTGGTCCGGGTACGGGTAAAACAACGTTGTGTAAACAGTTAGATGTGGATTACAGCATGGCCGGTTATATAAGTGACGTTTGCCTGGAATTTGCCCGCTCATACATTGCCTGGTACGGGGTGCCCAGGAGCATTTTTGAACAGTTTCTGCTCTACGAGGGGCAAAAGCGCCGGGAAGAGGAGCTTTCCTACTGCGATATTATTTTCTGCGACAACGCCACCATTTTGAATTACGTGTACGGCCTGTTGAGCTGTGATTTCAAGAACCCGAAGGAAGTTTACGCCTTGATGAAACTATACGAGTGGGCCATGCGCGACCTGCCCGAGTATGACATCTTTTACGTGCCCCGGGAGTTTGATGTGGAAAAAGACGGCATCAGGTACCAGGACAGTGATTTTGCCGTGGTCGTGGATGCCAAAATAAAAAATTTCCTGGACATCATGAATGTACCCTACACCATAGTAAAGGGAGACCTGGAAACCAGGGTAAAGACGGTTAAGGAAAAAATCGGTTTTGTGGAAAAGCGCAAGCGCTGTACTGCCATCCACGAGGTGGCTTTACGGAACGAAAATGGAAGCTGCCCGGTTTAA
- a CDS encoding heavy metal translocating P-type ATPase: MSMRYTLVGLDCPGCAAKIEHELQQIKGLEHVAINFANRTLELPPELARRAQEAIHHIKPGVTLLELREAKQASELATGKRNLLVTGISAVLLAVGFLFQESLRQTPYSWAEYLVLLTAYLLVGREILRAALKNLVRGKVFDENFLMSLATLGAIAIHQLPEAVAVMLFYSIGEYFQERAVNRSRCSIAALLDIRPHYANLLVNGETRQVKPEEVVTGQIIVVRPGERVPLDGEVLEGVSFVDTSALTGESVPRKVEKGERVLAGMINGQGLLTVKVTRPFQDSSAARILELVENAAARKAPVEKFITTFARYYTPAVVLGALTLAFIPPLVVPGATLSQWLYRALIFLVISCPCALVISIPLSYFGGIGRASRQGILVKGANYLDVLANLHTVVFDKTGTLTRGVFRVSRVVTQNGFQPEEVLAYAAAAEAYSTHPVAQSIRRAWGREIPLDSVSNYREIPGYGILARVAGKNVLVGGDRLLDREGISHDISCVEGNTVFVAIDGILAGYIVINDEIKPDARQAIARLKALGVKKVVMLTGDEERAARRVAEKLGMDQYYAQLLPEDKVQRVEELKANLPARQKLAFVGDGINDAPVIARADVGVAMGGLGSDAAIEAADVVLMEDAPSKLATAVEIARHTRVIVKQNIILALGMKAFFLGLGTLGLATIWEAVFADVGVALLAILNATRAQAPSLPAVQKTQPGGYGRAI, encoded by the coding sequence CAAAATAGAGCACGAATTGCAACAGATTAAGGGGCTGGAACATGTTGCCATCAACTTTGCCAACCGCACCCTGGAGCTGCCCCCGGAGCTGGCTAGGCGGGCCCAGGAGGCTATTCATCACATTAAACCCGGGGTTACGCTGTTAGAACTCCGTGAGGCCAAACAGGCAAGTGAACTTGCGACCGGTAAAAGAAACCTTCTGGTAACCGGCATCTCGGCCGTCCTTCTGGCTGTTGGCTTTCTCTTCCAGGAATCCCTGCGCCAAACTCCTTATTCCTGGGCCGAGTACCTGGTCCTGCTTACCGCCTACCTGCTGGTGGGCAGGGAGATCCTCCGGGCCGCTTTGAAAAATCTTGTGCGCGGAAAAGTTTTTGACGAGAATTTCCTCATGAGCCTGGCCACCCTCGGAGCCATAGCCATTCACCAGTTGCCCGAAGCGGTGGCGGTAATGCTCTTTTATTCCATCGGGGAGTACTTCCAGGAAAGAGCCGTTAATCGATCCCGTTGCTCGATAGCCGCCCTTCTGGATATCCGTCCCCACTACGCCAATTTGCTGGTGAACGGCGAAACCAGGCAGGTAAAACCGGAGGAAGTGGTAACAGGCCAGATTATTGTGGTCCGCCCGGGCGAAAGGGTGCCCCTGGACGGCGAGGTTCTGGAGGGAGTGTCCTTCGTAGATACCTCGGCGCTGACGGGAGAATCCGTACCACGCAAGGTGGAAAAGGGAGAAAGAGTCCTGGCCGGCATGATCAACGGCCAGGGCCTTCTGACCGTAAAGGTAACCAGGCCTTTTCAGGACTCCTCCGCAGCCCGGATCCTGGAGCTGGTGGAAAATGCCGCGGCCAGAAAGGCCCCCGTAGAAAAGTTCATTACCACCTTTGCCCGCTACTATACCCCGGCAGTGGTGCTGGGAGCCCTTACGCTGGCCTTTATACCCCCGCTGGTGGTTCCCGGTGCCACCTTGTCCCAATGGCTCTACCGGGCACTGATTTTCCTGGTCATTTCCTGCCCGTGCGCCCTGGTCATTTCCATACCCCTGTCCTATTTTGGCGGCATCGGCAGGGCCTCCCGCCAGGGTATTCTGGTCAAGGGGGCCAATTACCTGGACGTACTGGCCAACCTGCATACGGTGGTCTTTGATAAGACAGGAACCCTCACCCGGGGGGTTTTCCGGGTCAGCCGGGTGGTAACTCAAAACGGCTTCCAACCGGAGGAAGTGCTGGCTTACGCTGCGGCGGCCGAAGCCTACTCCACCCACCCCGTGGCCCAGTCCATCCGGCGGGCCTGGGGACGGGAAATTCCCCTGGACAGTGTGAGCAACTACCGGGAAATCCCGGGGTACGGCATCCTGGCCCGGGTCGCGGGCAAAAACGTTCTGGTTGGGGGGGACCGCCTCCTGGACCGGGAGGGGATTTCCCACGATATCTCTTGTGTAGAAGGCAATACGGTATTTGTGGCCATTGACGGCATCCTGGCCGGGTACATCGTCATCAACGACGAAATTAAACCCGATGCCCGCCAGGCCATTGCCAGGTTGAAAGCCCTCGGAGTAAAGAAAGTGGTCATGTTGACCGGCGATGAGGAAAGGGCTGCCCGCCGGGTGGCCGAAAAGCTGGGCATGGATCAGTATTACGCCCAGCTCCTGCCGGAGGACAAGGTGCAACGGGTGGAAGAACTTAAGGCCAACCTGCCTGCCCGGCAGAAGCTGGCCTTTGTCGGTGATGGCATCAACGATGCCCCCGTTATTGCCAGGGCCGATGTGGGAGTGGCCATGGGCGGGCTGGGTTCCGATGCGGCCATTGAAGCCGCCGACGTGGTGCTCATGGAGGATGCTCCCTCCAAACTGGCTACGGCCGTGGAAATTGCCCGCCACACCAGGGTAATCGTCAAACAAAACATCATCCTGGCCCTGGGCATGAAAGCCTTCTTCCTTGGCCTGGGAACCCTGGGTCTGGCCACCATCTGGGAGGCCGTATTTGCCGACGTGGGGGTCGCCCTGCTGGCCATCCTCAATGCCACGCGGGCTCAAGCCCCTTCTTTGCCGGCAGTTCAAAAGACACAACCGGGTGGGTATGGCCGGGCCATCTAG